In [Leptolyngbya] sp. PCC 7376, a genomic segment contains:
- a CDS encoding SMI1/KNR4 family protein, translating to MEDEIQKYFPLSISFPEELGLLCNWVETNRYPISGYFQLRAGDGQDFYWWFRSHKADERLALFGAGSDGSMYCIWKQDDGREPIVHLGSEGDEVKVLAGNMKDFIALLAIGYSEIGCEDMTKHPVKNEYLHPNFQSWVESEFGIEIPSVGLAIVKPAQESHQNFREWVNSICNEEAK from the coding sequence ATGGAAGACGAGATTCAAAAGTATTTTCCTCTATCAATTTCTTTCCCAGAAGAATTGGGCTTGTTATGTAACTGGGTTGAAACTAATAGATATCCAATTAGTGGTTATTTCCAACTTCGTGCAGGCGATGGACAAGACTTTTACTGGTGGTTCCGTTCTCACAAAGCTGATGAGCGATTAGCTTTATTTGGAGCAGGGTCAGATGGCTCGATGTATTGTATCTGGAAGCAAGATGATGGTCGGGAACCGATTGTTCATCTCGGATCAGAAGGAGATGAAGTAAAAGTTCTAGCTGGCAATATGAAGGATTTTATTGCTCTTCTGGCAATTGGTTATAGCGAGATTGGCTGCGAAGACATGACCAAACATCCTGTCAAAAATGAGTATCTTCATCCTAATTTTCAAAGCTGGGTCGAATCAGAATTTGGCATAGAAATTCCGAGTGTAGGTCTTGCTATTGTTAAGCCAGCTCAGGAAAGCCATCAAAACTTTCGAGAATGGGTGAACTCAATTTGCAATGAAGAAGCAAAATAA